tgagccttgaatataatagactttatgcagacccttatgcatatttcaagaggtttggagacaatgattttgtcattttgctgttatatgtagatgACATGTTGGTTacaggccccaacaaagatcgtattaataagctgaaggctcaattggctagggagtttgaaatgaaagacttgggtgccgcaaacaagattctagggatacaaattcaccgagacagagataatagaaagatttggctttctcaaaagaattatttgaggaaaatcttggagcgtttcaatatgcaagatagtaagccgatctcaaccccacttcctactaatctcaagttatcctccgttatgcgTCCTAACAGTGAATACGGGAGAAAGGAGATGTCtcgcgtaccgtatgcatcagcagtgggaagtttaatgttcgcaatgatatgtacaagaccagacattgcacatgcagtgggagtagttagtcggtacatggcgaatcctggtaaagagcattggaatgcggtaaagaggatccttagatacatcaagggaaccttagatgttgcattatgttatggggaaccgaaatttattgtcaaagggtatgttgattcagattatgcaggtgatatggaTAAAAGTAAATCAACCTCCGCATATGTTTTTACACTTTGTGGTGGAACAGTAAGCTGgatttcaaaactgcagtcagttgtagTCACGccaacaacagaggcagaatatgtagcagctacccaagctactaaagaggcagtatggttgaagatgttgttggaggaactcggacacaaacaaaagaatatcactctattttgtgacaaccagagtgccttgcatcttgcaaggaatccagcatttcattcaaagacaaagcatatacgagttcagtatcacttcgttcgtgagaaagtggaagaaggaaccgttgatgtgcagaaaattcataccGACAACAATGTGGCTGATTTTCTTACAAAGTCAATCAAcagtgacaagtttatttggtgccgttcctcatgcggcctagcagaaacgtaagcaacatcattggcaaggaaggatcatcgtgtgaagattgattgagcttcaatcaaatcttcaagtgggagattgttgaaataaAAAAAGGTGACACATAAAGTTGTGATGGAGTAGATGAATTGTGGAGTTGATAAACTAAATCAACACAATTGATGCCAAGATATTGTGAAGACTTATAGTTCACTAACTACACATAATCTCATTCTCTTCTAGTATAAATAGAGAGCAATGGAAACACATTCAAATCATCCCAACACATTCTTTCTTCTTATGTTCTAGTAGTCTAATAGAGAATTAGTAAGTGataaatctcctaattacaagagatatataacttggtacttatccttgtaattagagagaagtgtaatttctattattcatattagtgaaacgtttatttccttgcccgtggtttttaccctgttgggatttttcacgttaaatcttggtgttcctttattgtcattatttcaagtattactagcggtttgctataattcggtgtcacttttctcTACATATATCTGAGTAAAAATACTCACCCTCCTAGAATAACCCGGTTTATGCATAGATGCGTATGTATTATGTTTACAAGGTTGGATTTTGATGAACTGGAATTACATTTTCTTTTCTAATTTATGTTGGCAATTGACAATTTCACCAATATGTACAAATCCATTGTTCAGTAATTGAGATTAGATCGGATACTAGTCTCGGAGAAGCTGTTCAGTTGCTGTCACAAAACAAAATCCTTAGTGCACCTGTTGTTAATGTTGATGCACCAGAGGACTCTAGTTGGATTGACAGATATCTAGGAATAGTGGAGTTTGCAGGCATTGTTGTTTGGATTCTACATCAGGTTTCACCACTTATTTCTTTACATTATATTATATGTAAATGCTACTGACTCCTGGTTACCAAATTAAAGAGTTGAGCGTTCTGTATTTGCAGTCAGAAAAGAAAGAAGGGGTAGATGCAGCTGATGTATTCGACAAAGCGTTACAGGATAACACAGGACCGGCTGTGTTACAAGATAACACGGGACCCGCTGTGGCAGCAGCAGCCAGTGGGATGTCTTCACCACGATATAGAAGCTCGCAACCTGGATCACCCAAAACTGCTGGGAACTTTTTTGAGCAGTTGACTTCTTCTGACTTCTATAAGAACACAAAGGTTTGTTTCTAAACTTTTAACAATGTTTAATAGAATTAATCAGGTAAAACTCTTCACCCAcctttaattttatttattatagGTTAAAGACATCTCAGGAACGTTTCGGTGGGCTCCATTTCTGGCATTGCAACCATCTAACTCGTTTCTAACAATGCTGTTACTGCTATCTAAGTACAGAATGAAGAGTATTCCAGTAGTTGATTTAGGTGACAAGAAGATAGAAAATATTATAACCCAATCTGCAGTATTTCATATGTTGGAGGAATGTGCTGATCTTCAATGGTTTAAAAGCTGGGGATCTAAACAATTACATGAACTTGGTCTTCCTCTAATGAAATCTAATCGCCTTATTAAGGTTAATGACCCTGATCTTTCGGATCAATGTTAACTTTTCACTGCACACTACTTTTAATGGTTACATTTATGCCGTTTCTTAACTTTGTTTACAGGTGGATGAGGATGAACCGGTTCTTCAGGCGTTTAGAAGCATGCAGGAGAGGGGGGTCGGCGGGTTGCCAGTTGTCGCTAATGGAGGAAATAAAGCGATTGGTAATATTAGTATTCGAGACGTTCAGTTCCTCCTAATTGCACCCGATATTTACAGAGATTACAGGTAGGTCAAAGTCAAACACACTTGGTGGATTTTGCTGTTATAGAAAGATGATAATAACCAGATGAGGCAAAACAAGTAGGGTGATGGGTTAAACAGGTTGTTCTTGAACGGGTCAAAGTGGGTCGGGTTAACCCTGGGCATTTTATATCCATATACaataataaccatcatcataaaTCCAATTATTCCAATAGCAACTTCTATCATAATTATCATATAATTTATTATGGTTTTTGGTTTTTTACTGCAGATCAATCACAGCTAAGAACTTTCTAACAGCAGTTAAAAGCTACTTAGAGGGGAATCAAAAAGAATCTCCTTTAATAAGTGGTATGATTACTTGCAAAAAAGATGATACACTTAAAGACGTGATTGTCAAGCTTGATTCCAACAAAATTCATCGTATATATGTGGTTGATGACCAAGGAAACCTTGAAGGGCTGATAACGCTGAGGGATATAATTTCAAGGTTAGTACACGAGCCTAGAGGATATTTTGGTGATTTCTTCGACGGTATTTTACCCATCCCTCAAGAATCTCGGGTTTAGGAAAACATTAATTTGTGATAAAAGACTTACTGCTGCTGCACCTTTATGCATTTTATTAGTACAACCCTGCAAAAATCTCCTTTGATAGAAAGGTGTTTTTGTTAGGAACAATCTTTGTTGTTTGGTTTGGTGTTCGTGTTGGTTCTTGTGTAAAAAGAAACTAAGATTTTTACTAATACATGAATAGTTATTAAGAACATCAAACTCGTGATTCAGAAACACACGAATATAATCTAGAAAGCTGAATGCACTAAGGTAGTCAAATGTACATGGCAACGTTTGCTTCATAATCTAGGCTATTAACATAAACAGCAGATGAACAAGTACTTGAATGGTATTCAGCACCAAGGTGACTGTCAAGTATATAACAGAAGTACAAAACACACATTTTAGTGCACAGCTGATTCATTCATAACAATGAATGTATGGGCAGGCGATGAGATGAGTCACATATTTAGGAGGATCTAATATACATGTACAAAATTATTACTGTATATATTGAGGTGGGTAAATAACTACCTTCAATCCAAACCCTGTAACACAAACAACAACATCAGTCAAGCCCAAATCATCATGATCAATCACTCATGATCAAAGCATGAAACATACCTGCTAAGCGCCTTTCATGATGTCATCCTATGTACCTTTTCTTTTTATGTTGTTTAAAACAGCAGGTTTACCTTCAAATAAATCTGAAAGATAACTCTCCAAATCATCAGGGGTGTATTTTACATATTTCCCAGCATGTCTTCCACTGTCTAATTGACTTCCGAATCTCCCAACAAATGCACGATAAGCAGGAAGCACTTTTTCAGATATTGATATTCGAAGTTCTTCACGAAGTTGACCATCAGGGACTTTCCAATTCGATTGCACCCTGTAAATTTCTTCAAAACATGCATTGAAATTCTTGAATCTTTCTTTAAGAACTAACTTAGATGCACTACTTGATCCACCACCAATTCCATCATCTTTCAAACATAACAACGCCTTACCCCATGCTGACCTAAGATAACTAGTGTGCCATTGACGAATCTGCCCACGATGTTTGCGAATCCATCGGTCACCCAAAAGGTTTCTAAGTTCAGAATCTTTAACTTTCTGAACAATGTAAAGAATATTATTCATCAAGAATATGTATCGCAGTGCACTGTCATCATACAATCTTGATTTCTCCTCAAGATTAGTTTCTAAAGAAGTGATTAACGATAACAAACGACATGAAATAGGAGACATGGTATCACCACTATCGATATCATCAAGTTCTTTAGAATTTGGATCCTCATCTCGACTATTTGGCAAAAGGGTATTCAACGAGTCGCTATAATCGACTAACAACTTAATATAATTCATAACATAACGAGTCACAGGATGAATCTCACCTCCCGGTAAAGCCCTTCTTGAATTCTCACCCTTAACAGCATTTTCAAACTCAATAAACGTCCCAATTGCCGCCTCACCTAAGCCGCTCAAAACCACCTTCACTTCATTACAAACCAACTCTCCAGCCTCATCAGTAAACAGCATTTCAAAATCAGATAAAACATCTGCAACAAC
This genomic window from Rutidosis leptorrhynchoides isolate AG116_Rl617_1_P2 chromosome 2, CSIRO_AGI_Rlap_v1, whole genome shotgun sequence contains:
- the LOC139892549 gene encoding SNF1-related protein kinase regulatory subunit gamma-1-like, whose amino-acid sequence is MMAEGSSPKSPEAKLGLEVEDLWDIQEPQLSPTEKLNACFESIPVSEFPRASASQVIEIRSDTSLGEAVQLLSQNKILSAPVVNVDAPEDSSWIDRYLGIVEFAGIVVWILHQSEKKEGVDAADVFDKALQDNTGPAVLQDNTGPAVAAAASGMSSPRYRSSQPGSPKTAGNFFEQLTSSDFYKNTKVKDISGTFRWAPFLALQPSNSFLTMLLLLSKYRMKSIPVVDLGDKKIENIITQSAVFHMLEECADLQWFKSWGSKQLHELGLPLMKSNRLIKVDEDEPVLQAFRSMQERGVGGLPVVANGGNKAIGNISIRDVQFLLIAPDIYRDYRSITAKNFLTAVKSYLEGNQKESPLISGMITCKKDDTLKDVIVKLDSNKIHRIYVVDDQGNLEGLITLRDIISRLVHEPRGYFGDFFDGILPIPQESRV